A genomic window from Deinococcus sp. YIM 134068 includes:
- a CDS encoding ABC transporter permease subunit, giving the protein MFLSGQLFTGLSVASILLLAALGLALSFGPMRVINMAHGEFPMVGGYLTFLASQALGPGFLWLAFPLAFFGGAAGGDRHPAAVRQTARYAARHLRGQPVRRRREPRSRAG; this is encoded by the coding sequence ATGTTCCTCTCCGGCCAGCTCTTCACGGGCCTCTCGGTGGCGTCCATCCTGCTGCTGGCCGCGCTCGGGCTGGCGCTGAGTTTCGGGCCGATGCGCGTGATCAACATGGCGCACGGCGAGTTTCCGATGGTGGGAGGCTACCTGACGTTTCTGGCGTCGCAGGCGCTGGGGCCGGGCTTCCTGTGGCTGGCGTTCCCGCTGGCCTTCTTCGGGGGCGCTGCTGGAGGCGACCGTCATCCGGCGGCTGTACGGCAGACCGCTCGATACGCTGCTCGCCACCTTCGGGGTCAGCCCGTCAGACGGCGGAGGGAGCCGAGATCACGGGCCGGGTGA